AATGCCAGCAAGCGttcgaagaattgaagatttaccTCTCCTCTCCACCGTTGTTGAGCCCGTCGCAGCcgggagaagagctttttctctatctggccgtctcccccgcagctGTTAGCGCAGCCCtgatgagagaagaagaaagagtgcaaaaacccgtatactacgcaagccgagcgcttcgcggtgccgaggaaagatacccgccgatggaaaaacttgccttcgcattagttacggcagcccgaaagctcaaaccgtacttccaagctcatacggtAAATGTCCTGACTGACAAACCTTTACGGCGAGCAATGAGCAGCCCCGAGGCCGCGGGCCGACTGGCATTATGGGCGATCGAGCTAAGCGAGTTTGACATTCAGTATCGTccgcggaccgccatcaagggacaggctgtcgccgactttatagctgagttcacccATGACGAGGACCAGGGGGCggcagagtcccctcaatggagcatacatacggacggatcatccaacaggcaagccgcaggggccggcattgtgttgctatcacctgaaggagacaccattgaatgtatggtccgtctaaaCTTTcccgccaccaacaatgaatcagaatatgaggctctgatagcaggactcgaccttgccaaagcagcaggagccgcaAGGGTAGTCGtctactgcgattcacaggttatcaccaaccagataaatggagactacgagtgcaagagcgaaaagatgaagaaataccTTGACGAAGTAAGGACAAGAGTGggcgacctagaagccaaaatcatccaGATTCCCAGAGAGGAAAACGAGCGAGCAGACCGTCTCGCGAAGGCCGCCTCAGCAGAACGAATGGTcgtccctggtaatgtactctcctttgtacagctttccccgctaatagatctcagcaatatgcaggaaatatgctccgacagCGGCTGGGCAGCGCCGTTGGTTTCATACCTAAAAAGCGGGGTCTTACCGGACGAAAAGGAAGCCGCAAGGAAGCTTAAAGTccaggcggcaaggttcgtcctgataaaagacgtcctatacaagagaggtttctcccgaccgtatctgagatgcttgggtGCGGAAGAGGCggactacgtcatgagagaagtacatgaaggaatctgcggaaaccactcagggtccagatcattggtacacaagcttgtacgagcagggtattattggcccactatgcagaaggacgccgaagcctatgtcagggcctgcgacaaatgccaacggttcagcaatattattagacaaccaaccgaagagctgaccccaatgacagccccatggccgttcgcacaatggggattagacattatgggaccattccctacagctatgcggcagctgaaattcctggtagtaggcatcgactatttcacgaaatgggtggaagctgaagctttagcCACGATTACGGAGAAAAACGTTCGGAGcttcgtctggagatgcatcgtatgcaggtttggcattcctagagtccttgtctcggataacggaagacagttcgacaacgaccatttccgggatttttgctcacagttgggaataaagaaccactactcctcccccgcccaccctcaagctaatggacaagtcgaagtcacaaaccgatccttgctcaagatcatcaagactcgactcgagggggcaaagggtatatggcccgaagaattgccaagtgtactatgggcatacagaaCGACGGCAAGAACACCAACAGGAGAAACACCGTTCCGCTTGACATacggaagcgaagcagtcatcccggcaGAAGTCGGACTCGCAAGCTATAGGGTACACAACCATGATGAGGACAAAAACGATGAagctatgcgactacagctcgacctagtggatgagatcagggcagcagcagaacaaaggctcgctaggtaccaggatcgcatggccaaatactacaactctcgggtccgacacagagacttccaagtcggagaccttgttcttaggaaggtcatgggcgccgctagggaccctacccaagggaaactcggccctaattgggaaggtccttaccgaatctcgtcgtggcagagaaaagggacttaccaccttgaaacattggagggacagaagctaccacatccatggaacaccgagcacctacggaagtactaccaatagaagcagcagcatgaagaccaatttcttttatttttcagcaaattatagtttaactcctcagatttatcgtttactttagttttttcgcAACAATACTCttttttagcccaaggggcagggtttggttttaattacttttatttaaatgcatggcaataagaggagttttattcagaaatcACTGAAGTATATCTTTCCTCCGACGGTCCACTAAGTTTACGACCCAAGaacgactaagtccataactCACGGACCAAGAAAAAACCCGACGGACTAATGAAAGATGTTAAGGCATCAAGGCTAAAAAAGCCAGAAAAAACAATGGTCCGAgaaggctaaagctaaaagctgacggtccagtAGAAATATGGATCAAGCCTTCAAAACCGACGGACCAACGGAGATGTCAAAAGGCATCGAGGCTAATTGCCATCAAAATAACGGACCGAaaaagctaaagctaaaagctaacgGTCCAAAAAATAGAGTTCTCATATGGATCGGGCCCTCAAAACTGACGGTCCAATGGATGAAAATTTATATGGTTGACGGTCAACTTACTGACGGTCTTACCAAAAAATGAGACTACGGACCAACAGAGATGTCAAAAGGCATCGAGGCTAATCGCCATCAAAATAACGGACCGAaaaagctaaagctaaaagctaacgGTCCAATGAATAGAGTTCTCATATGGATCGGGCCCTCAAAACTGACGGTCCAATGGATGAAAATTTATATGGTTGACGGTCAACTTGCTGACGGTCTTACCAAAAAATGAGACTACTTACAAATAAATTTCTCCAACCAACAAGCCTGTAAAGATGACGAGCTAACCAAAAaggctaaaatacaaaataatagaCGATCACATTAAAATTAGTCAAACAATAAAAAGACAAGTGTATATGTGCAAAGTAACGGACAACAAGGGATAGATTGAATTACAAACGAAAAGCCCCAACAAACATACGGGCACTTAAAGACATTGTTCAAGAATTACAACTAATGAAGGATTAAGCGGCAGGAGCGTCCTTGGAGACCCCGTCAGCTTTATCCTTCACAATCTGATCTGAAGGCCCAGCAGGGGTAGCAACAGCAGGCTGGGCCAGAACAACCCCAGCGTCGTTAAGCAAGGAATCCAAGCTAAGGGGTTCGTCATCTCTGTCAGCGGCAGGAGTCATTGGAACGGAAGTGTCCATGGTGATTCCAGACAGATCCAGCTCCGGATAAGCTAACGACACTTGCTTCAGACAGTCATCAAAACCTGCGCCATAGTAATCAGCACAAGAGTCGATGAAGGACTGAGTTGTCTTGAACTTTTCAACTGCGTCAGCCCCAGCCGTCACCACCTGCGCACGCAGAGACGAAACCTCCTCCTCAAGTCTCTTCTGCTCACCCTCTGCTTCTCCTAGCTTCTCCTTCACATCCTTCAGGTCTGTGTTTAAGAGACGGACGGCCTCCTTGTATTGCGCCTGCTGATCCATCAAGGTGGAGTTGTGCCTCCTCACCCGAGAGACGACGCCTTCTTTGGCCATGCAACGATCTTGGAGTGCTTTaacacgaaccaaggcctgaAGGAAATACAACCGTCAGCTATTAAGCAAGGAAAAATATCAGATTAATCAAAGTAGGAAACATACCCGTGCAATATCAAAGAAGGCTGACGCCCCCAGGTCATCCGTCCCAAGCTGAGCACAAGGATCCAGATCCGTCTGTTTGATAAGAGACTCCAGACTCTCGACAGCATGATCTTTGTGAGTCAGCAAGCAACGGGGCCCCTCAACGACAGGACCAGAAGAAGTCATCACTCCTTTCCCAGCACCGTGACTAAGCTTGGGAGGTGACTTCTGGGAGGGCGCGTCCGTAGGAGTGACGGCCACCTTCTTGGAAGGAGGATCATCCTTTCCGTCAGATTTCCTCTTGATTGAGCCCTTCAAAGAGGAATGAGGAGTTGACGCTCCATCCTTCCCCTTAGCtttatcttcttccttcttacgGGCGGCAGCGGCCCTCACCCTTTGCTTCGCAGCCTCCATCTCTGCAAAAAGAAAGCTAACGGATAAGTAATCTGACGGATGAATAGTAGCAGACGGATTAAATAACGCATTTACTTAcgttttcttgaaaattcttcCAACTTCCGTGCTTCGACCGTCGGCTCAGGACCACCACAATACAAATGTAGAGTGTCTAGGGTTATCAAGTCCCTACACCTACGTTGCTCAAGTGAGATGGTGAGTATCCGACGGATGAAATCCCTCTGTTCGTCAGACACCTCCGGACGAGTGATGGCTGAGACAAGGAAACAGTGTTAAAAAGAGACGGTGAAAATGAAAAGCGAcggtaaaaagaaagagacgggGGCAACCTGACTCCCTAATATAAGCCCAagtgttatcaaaataacccccGGGCAACTTATCCCATTCATCCGGGCGACACACCCAGTCCGTCcctttaacaaagaaaaatctatttttccaaTTCCTATTTGAATCCGGCATATCAAACACCAATCTTAAGTTCTTTTCACGAGGTGCGAAGTGATATGTCCCCTTGGCGGATACTTTGTGCTGGGGTCTGTAGCAGTAAAAGAACTCGTCTAGCGAAAGTTGACGGTTCCCCCCACTCAAGCGACCCCAAAGAACCTCAGCTCCGATAAAGATCCTCCAGGCATTCGGAGAGATCTGGCTGACGGACAATCCTAAGAAATCCGCCAGCTGACGGTGTAAAGCCGTCAGTGGGAGCCTAAGGCCAGCTGCGAACATGGCGTCATACATCCCCACATCAGCCGTCCTCCCtgtataacacttctcattctttttagggAGACGGAGGGGAATGTGATCTGGGATCTGGAAACGGATACGCAACTCAGAAAAAACTCTGTTGCTCATCTTTGGGAGAAATTTATTGACGGCCCACTCCTCTGGAAGGATGAAGGGACGGTTACCTCCAGAACTCCCTGAAGTTCCCTCACTGGACTCTtcgtcatcctcatcctcattacCGTCACTACTAACCTCGCTACCGTCACCCCTATCTTCGTCACTATCGATCTCTACGTCACCTTCCTCCCAGGTCCCGTCGTCAACAACTTCCTTGTCGACCCTCTCGACCTCAACCTCACTTAACACCTCTTCCCTGACTCCCTCAACACGGTCCTCTACGTCAATACTAAGGGATTGGGCGGACGTTTCTCTTCCTGACGACTCCAAAAAGCCGTCGGACTCTTGACCTGAGCCAAAGacttcgtcgtagcccgctccatcgcggactgacgactgatcactcgacgcgtcacttgacatctgactacctacaagtgacggatacACCCTAAGTTCCTAGACTGACGttctcaataaaagaaaaattcttgggcaaaaataaaaataaaaaggaagcagAAAGGAAAAGGAACTTACAGGTGAAATAGATcttgaataaataaaacaaagtgtGACGGTATTGGTAAGAGCTGACGGAGCGAATCGTGAGTAAAAGCGACGGGTTCTCTCTTGAAAGATCTTCGAGGTTGAAATAGCGAAATAAGGCTGTGAGGCGTGATATTTATATAAGGGGAAAACGCACGAAACGCGAGGCGACGCCTGTGCCAGAAACGAGACCAACTATCGCGCGCCACGTGACCTTGCATTGAATAGCTCGCGACCCGAGGAATCATTCGTAATTCTTCTTTAGAAATAACTCCACATGCTGACGGTTCTAAACGTCAAGCATATagagtagggggcaactgatgaggataaaaagGAGAGAGCCTCATACTGACGGTGTTATGCTGTCTTCAATAAATAGACGGAGCAAATAGCTGACGGTTGGATTTGATGGCCTCCAAGACTGACGGTTTTATCAAGTgacgcccaaaaagctgaaggagaTGCGTTGAGGCAGACGGTCGAGTCATGAAGTCGACTTGCTTCCCATGTGATAAGTCAAGAGTTGACTTGTTTCCCACGCAAGAGAATATCCAaagggactcctataaggaaaggatcccggaaATTACGCCCAaagggactcctataaggaaaggatcccggaaATTACGcccaaaaggactcctataaggaaaagacttctactccaaggaaaagagggatgaccctcgctactataaaaactttAGCACTCTCGTTACccgaggtacgcataattttaccctctctggcactctagagcagtgagaatagttctaacttgaccttcggagggtatttggccggtaccacaccggtacactccgctaggttattcctttttcgttgtgcaggtgccgtttgcgatcgagtgaggagcgtgtgactcattggtggtattgttttcggtatcatcaacccccaacagatagccagggacgtgacattcttggttgttgattgctcatcagcttacaacgctatcctcgggcgacccacgctcaactcatggaaggcagtaacctccacctaccacctaatgattaagttcccaactgactacggagtaggggagttgcgcgggagtcagatggccgcgcgcgaatgttacatagccatggtggaaatggaggatcaggttcaaACTTTgagtatagaagagcaccggacggtaacggagccggttgagaagctagaagaaataccccttgacagttccgatcctggccgaacgaccaaaattggaacactcGCTAACCCCACGAcccgtcaagagctcataacattccttaggcaaaatcaagacgtattcgcatggggtcatgaagatatgccaggaatagatccttcaatcatggtgcataagctgaatgtgtcgcccgccttttcacccgtcagacaaaagaagagggtgtttgccccggaGCGAGACCTagccatagcagaggaagtcagaaagctacgggaagcaagcttcatcagggaagtgtactatcccgactggttagcaaatgtagtaatggtgaagaaagcgagcgggaaatggcggatgtgtgtggacttcaccgaccttaacagagcttgccccaaggatagctaccccctacccagggtcgatgtcctagtagactccacggcccgacaccagttgctgagcttcatggacgctttctcaggatacaaccaaatccgaatgcacgaagccgaccaggagaaaacgtcgttcgtaactagccaaggcctattctgttacaaggtcatgcccttcggcctcaagaacgcaggcgcaacgtaccaaaggctcatgaacaaaatgttcgcacaacagattgggaggaatgtccaggtctacgtggacgacatgctagttaagagccggagggaggaagatcatctaggagatctcaaagaaacatttgatacactccgctcctacaatatgaagctcaacccagggaagtgcgcctttggagtaacggcaggaaaattcttgggattcgtggtgtctcaaaggggaatcgaggcgAACCCGGATAAGATCCGAGCCATTATGGAAATGACACCGCCAAGAAGTATAAAGGAGGTGCAGAGcctaaatggaaaaatagcggcacttaacaggttcgtgtcaagagcaacggacaagtgtttgccaTTCTTCCGGACATTGAAAAAATCCTTTGAATGGACCAACGAATGCCAGCAAGCGttcgaagaattgaagatttaccTCTCCTCTCCACCGTTGTTGAGCCCGTCGCAGCcgggagaagagctttttctctatctggccgtctcccccgcagctGTTAGCGCAGCCCtgatgagagaagaagaaagagtgcaaaaacccgtatactacgcaagccgagcgcttcgcggtgccgaggaaagatacccgccgatggaaaaacttgccttcgcattagttacggcagcccgaaagctcaaaccgtacttccaagctcatacggtAAATGTCCTGACTGACAAACCTTTACGGCGAGCAATGAGCAGCCCCGAGGCCGCGGGCCGACTGGCATTATGGGCGATCGAGCTAAG
This DNA window, taken from Quercus robur chromosome 2, dhQueRobu3.1, whole genome shotgun sequence, encodes the following:
- the LOC126712667 gene encoding uncharacterized protein LOC126712667, which produces MEAAKQRVRAAAARKKEEDKAKGKDGASTPHSSLKGSIKRKSDGKDDPPSKKVAVTPTDAPSQKSPPKLSHGAGKGVMTSSGPVVEGPRCLLTHKDHAVESLESLIKQTDLDPCAQLGTDDLGASAFFDIARALVRVKALQDRCMAKEGVVSRVRRHNSTLMDQQAQYKEAVRLLNTDLKDVKEKLGEAEGEQKRLEEEVSSLRAQVVTAGADAVEKFKTTQSFIDSCADYYGAGFDDCLKQVSLAYPELDLSGITMDTSVPMTPAADRDDEPLSLDSLLNDAGVVLAQPAVATPAGPSDQIVKDKADGVSKDAPAA